From a single Brassica rapa cultivar Chiifu-401-42 chromosome A01, CAAS_Brap_v3.01, whole genome shotgun sequence genomic region:
- the LOC103870004 gene encoding probable cysteine protease RD19C has translation MNRVIFFLLVAAGLLVAITGEVVEDSFDNPIIRQVVPEENDEQLLNAEHHFSLFKSKYQKTYATQAEHDHRFRVFKANLRRARRHQLLDPSAVHGVTQFSDLTPKEFRRKYLGLKRKLRLPNDAQKAPILPTSDLPTDFDWRDKGAVTPVKNQGSCGSCWSFSATGALEGAHFLATKELVSLSEQQLVDCDHECDPEEANSCDSGCGGGLMNNAFEYTLKAGGLMKESDYPYTGHDNSGCKFDKSMIAARVSNFSVVSADEDQIAANLVHHGPLAIAINAMWMQTYIGGVSCPYICSKSQDHGVLLVGFGSSGYAPIRLKEKPYWIIKNSWGSTWGEDGYYKICRGRHNICGMDTMVSTVAAVHTSTQ, from the exons atgaatcgtgtgatcttcttcctcctcgtAGCAGCCGGTTTACTCGTCGCCATCACCGGCGAGGTAGTGGAAGACAGTTTCGATAACCCGATCATCAGGCAAGTCGTCCCGGAAGAAAACGATGAACAGCTACTCAACGCGGAGCACCACTTCTCTCTCTTCAAGTCCAAGTACCAGAAGACTTACGCGACTCAGGCGGAGCACGATCACCGTTTCCGTGTCTTCAAGGCTAATCTGCGTAGAGCTAGACGTCATCAACTGCTCGATCCGTCAGCCGTCCACGGCGTAACGCAATTCTCAGATCTTACTCCGAAGGAGTTCCGCCGCAAGTATCTAGGGCTGAAACGGAAGTTGCGTCTTCCCAACGACGCTCAGAAGGCGCCGATCCTTCCGACTAGTGATCTCCCGACGGATTTCGATTGGCGTGACAAAGGAGCCGTAACTCCTGTTAAAAACCAG GGTTCTTGCGGATCATGCTGGTCGTTTAGCGCGACAGGAGCTCTTGAAGGAGCACACTTTCTGGCGACTAAAGAGCTTGTTAGCCTCAGCGAGCAGCAGCTTGTGGATTGCGACCATGAG TGTGATCCAGAAGAAGCCAACTCTTGTGACTCTGGTTGCGGTGGAGGACTAATGAACAACGCTTTTGAGTACACTCTCAAAGCTGGCGGCCTTATGAAAGAATCAGACTATCCTTATACAGGACACGACAATTCCGGCTGCAAGTTCGACAAGAGCATGATCGCTGCAAGAGTGTCTAATTTCAGCGTTGTCTCTGCCGATGAAGACCAAATTGCTGCAAATCTAGTCCACCACGGTCCTCTTGCTA TTGCTATCAATGCAATGTGGATGCAAACTTACATAGGAGGAGTCTCGTGCCCGTATATATGTTCTAAGAGCCAAGACCATGGAGTGCTCTTGGTTGGGTTTGGTTCGTCGGGTTATGCACCAATCCGTCTCAAGGAGAAGCCTTACTGGATCATAAAGAACTCATGGGGATCGACGTGGGGGGAGGATGGTTACTACAAAATCTGCAGGGGACGTCATAACATTTGTGGTATGGACACAATGGTATCCACCGTTGCTGCTGTTCATACCTCAACTCAGTAG
- the LOC103870016 gene encoding uncharacterized protein LOC103870016 isoform X2 has translation MEVRSDLRSTSFSSLLFVVILTVLSGLVSRSESAQQPFRREPGHAHWHHSAFLDVRESVRLDVRRMLHSRAEVPFQVPLEVNIVLVGMNGDGGYRYAMDPHKLEEFLRVSFSTHRPSCQETGEPLDIEHRLVYNVFPVGQPELIALEKTVKEAMVSAGTAVEADFGRHLPAYDVEATKVESAFNRLYSYIFDMEVGSGSAGTADKPIPSAIFVVNFDKVRMDPRNTEIDLDSLMFAKLPELSDADKEKQEADYIYRYRYNGGGASQVWLGSGRYVVIDLSAGPCTYGKIETEEGSVSPRTLPRIRNIMLPGEVSPAGHQSTHDIFSGQLAALVATTIEHVIAPDVRFETVDLATRVLVPIIVLQNHNRYNIMERGQNYSINIEEIESEVKKMIHHGQEVVIVGGAHPLHRHEKLAIAVSKAMRGHSLQETKTDGRFHVHTKTYLDGAILKEEMERSTDVLAAGLLDVSDPELSNKYFLRQSWEDESEGSNDSIVKHKPLWSPYSSKHQKGKKKKAVKKKGDLYRTYGTRVIPVFILSLADVDPMLMMEDESLVWATSDVVIVLQHLNEKIPLSYVSETERQHAIPSQVQRHILAGIASALGGVSAPYEKTSHAHERPVTNWLWAAGCHPFGPFSNVSQMSQMLQDVALRNTIYARVDSALHKIRETSEAVQNFASEYLKTPLGEPVKDKKNKTRTELWVEKFYKKTTTLPEPFPHELVERLEKYLDTVEEQLVDLSSLLYDHKLYDAHLNSSEILQTTMFTQQYVEHVLETERENMRCCKIEYKYTVGVKSYQTLVYGGILIAGFLVYFLVIFFSSPPAR, from the exons atgGAGGTGAGATCGGATTTACGATCGACTTCGTTTTCTTCTCTCCTGTTCGTTGTGATTCTCACTGTTTTAAGCGGACTCGTTTCCCGTTCTGAGTCGGCTCAGCAACCTTTCCGCCGCGAGCCGGGTCACGCTCACTGGCATCACAGCGCCTTCCTCGACGTACGAGAGAGCGTGCGATTGGATGTCCGCCGCATGCTTCACTCCCGTGCCGAG GTACCATTTCAGGTTCCTCTAGAAGTGAATATAGTTCTTGTTGGTATGAATGGGGATGGAGGATACAGATATGCTATGGATCCTCACAAGTTGGAGGAGTTCTTAAGAGTTAGCTTCTCGACCCATAGGCCCTCATGCCAAGAGACGGGAGAGCCACTTGATATTGAACATCGATTGGTTTATAATGTGTTTCCT GTTGGGCAACCTGAACTAATTGCTCTGGAGAAGACAGTGAAAGAAGCCATGGTGTCTGCTGGGACTGCAGTAGAG gCTGATTTTGGAAGACACTTACCTGCCTATGACGTAGAGGCAACCAAAGTTGAGTCCGCCTTTAACCGCCTTTACTCTTATATATTTGACATGGAAGTGGGATCTGGATCAGCTGGCACTGCGGATAAACCGATACCAAGTGCCATATTCGTAGTTAATTTTGACAAG GTAAGAATGGATCCTCGAAATACAGAGATTGATCTAGACAGCTTGATGTTTGCAAAGCTACCAGAGCTTAGTGATGCAGACAAGGAGAAACAGGAGGCAGATTATATTTATCGATATAGATACAATGGTGGAGGAGCATCCCAAGTTTGGCTTGGATCAGGCAG ATATGTTGTCATAGATTTGTCTGCGGGGCCTTGTACATACGGGAAGATTGAAACTGAAGAGGGAAGTGTCAGTCCTAGAACATTGCCAAGGATACGAAACATTATGCTTCCAGGAGAAGTTAGCCCTGCTGGTCATCAGTCTACCCATGACATTTTTTCTGGTCAGTTAGCGGCATTAGTAGCTACTACAATTGAGCACGTCATAGCTCCTGATGTCAG GTTTGAAACAGTTGATCTTGCGACTAGAGTGCTGGTACCTATCATTGTGCTTCAAAACCACAATCGATATAATATCATGGAAAGAGGACAAAACTACAGCATAAATATTGAAGAGATAGAATCCGAG GTAAAGAAAATGATTCATCATGGGCAAGAAGTAGTCATCGTTGGAGGGGCTCATCCATTACATCGCCATGAGAAGTTAGCTATTGCTGTCTCCAAAGCCATGCGTGGGCATTCCCTTCAGGAAACTAAGACGGACGGAAGATTCCATGTGCATACCAAAACATACCTAGATGGTGCTATCCTCAAAGAA GAAATGGAAAGGTCTACTGATGTTCTAGCTGCTGGTTTGCTCGATGTATCTGACCCTGAACTTTCTAATAAATACTTTCTGCGCCAG AGCTGGGAAGATGAATCCGAAGGTTCAAATGATTCCATCGTGAAACACAAACCTCTCTGGTCACCTTACAGCTCGAAACATCAAAAGGGGAAGAAAAAGAAGGCCGTTAAGAAAAAAGGAGATCTCTACCGAACTTACGGAACAAGAGTTATTCCAGT GTTTATACTCTCATTAGCAGATGTGGACCCAATGCTCATGATGGAAGATGAGAGTCTCGTGTGGGCGACCAGTGATGTGGTCATTGTGCTTCAGCATCTAAATGAGAAAATACCTTTAAG TTATGTGTCTGAAACAGAGAGACAGCACGCCATTCCATCACAAGTGCAGCGGCATATACTTGCGGGTATAGCTTCTGCTTTAGGCGGTGTAAGTGCACCGTATGAAAAGACCTCTCACGCGCATGAAAGGCCAGTAACCAATTGGCTTTGGGCAGCCGGTTGTCACCCGTTTGGACCGTTCTCAAACGTCTCTCAGATGAgtcaaatgcttcaagatgttGCACTG AGGAATACTATCTATGCGCGGGTTGATTCTGCTTTACACAAAATCCGTGAAACATCCGAG GCAGTACAAAACTTTGCATCTGAGTACCTCAAGACTCCATTAGGAGAGCCAGTGAAAgacaaaaagaacaaaacaagaACGGAGCTGTGGGTGGAGAAGTTCTACAAAAAGACGACCACATTGCCTGAGCCTTTCCCACACGAGCTAGTAGAAAGATTAGAAAAATATCTAGAT ACTGTAGAGGAGCAACTGGTGGATCTCTCTTCTTTGCTATACGACCACAAATTATACGATGCACATCTCAACAGCTCAGAGATTCTTCAGACCACCATGTTTACCCAGCA GTATGTAGAACATGTGCTGGAAACAGAAAGGGAGAACATGAGATGCTGTAAGATAGAGTACAAATACACAGTTGGAGTAAAGTCTTATCAAACGTTGGTCTACGGAGGGATACTTATTGCAGGTTTTCTTGTCTATTTCCttgtcatcttcttctcttctcctcctgCTCGTTGA
- the LOC103870016 gene encoding uncharacterized protein LOC103870016 isoform X1, whose product MEVRSDLRSTSFSSLLFVVILTVLSGLVSRSESAQQPFRREPGHAHWHHSAFLDVRESVRLDVRRMLHSRAEVPFQVPLEVNIVLVGMNGDGGYRYAMDPHKLEEFLRVSFSTHRPSCQETGEPLDIEHRLVYNVFPVGQPELIALEKTVKEAMVSAGTAVEADFGRHLPAYDVEATKVESAFNRLYSYIFDMEVGSGSAGTADKPIPSAIFVVNFDKVRMDPRNTEIDLDSLMFAKLPELSDADKEKQEADYIYRYRYNGGGASQVWLGSGRYVVIDLSAGPCTYGKIETEEGSVSPRTLPRIRNIMLPGEVSPAGHQSTHDIFSGQLAALVATTIEHVIAPDVRFETVDLATRVLVPIIVLQNHNRYNIMERGQNYSINIEEIESEVKKMIHHGQEVVIVGGAHPLHRHEKLAIAVSKAMRGHSLQETKTDGRFHVHTKTYLDGAILKEEMERSTDVLAAGLLDVSDPELSNKYFLRQVNLKKSWEDESEGSNDSIVKHKPLWSPYSSKHQKGKKKKAVKKKGDLYRTYGTRVIPVFILSLADVDPMLMMEDESLVWATSDVVIVLQHLNEKIPLSYVSETERQHAIPSQVQRHILAGIASALGGVSAPYEKTSHAHERPVTNWLWAAGCHPFGPFSNVSQMSQMLQDVALRNTIYARVDSALHKIRETSEAVQNFASEYLKTPLGEPVKDKKNKTRTELWVEKFYKKTTTLPEPFPHELVERLEKYLDTVEEQLVDLSSLLYDHKLYDAHLNSSEILQTTMFTQQYVEHVLETERENMRCCKIEYKYTVGVKSYQTLVYGGILIAGFLVYFLVIFFSSPPAR is encoded by the exons atgGAGGTGAGATCGGATTTACGATCGACTTCGTTTTCTTCTCTCCTGTTCGTTGTGATTCTCACTGTTTTAAGCGGACTCGTTTCCCGTTCTGAGTCGGCTCAGCAACCTTTCCGCCGCGAGCCGGGTCACGCTCACTGGCATCACAGCGCCTTCCTCGACGTACGAGAGAGCGTGCGATTGGATGTCCGCCGCATGCTTCACTCCCGTGCCGAG GTACCATTTCAGGTTCCTCTAGAAGTGAATATAGTTCTTGTTGGTATGAATGGGGATGGAGGATACAGATATGCTATGGATCCTCACAAGTTGGAGGAGTTCTTAAGAGTTAGCTTCTCGACCCATAGGCCCTCATGCCAAGAGACGGGAGAGCCACTTGATATTGAACATCGATTGGTTTATAATGTGTTTCCT GTTGGGCAACCTGAACTAATTGCTCTGGAGAAGACAGTGAAAGAAGCCATGGTGTCTGCTGGGACTGCAGTAGAG gCTGATTTTGGAAGACACTTACCTGCCTATGACGTAGAGGCAACCAAAGTTGAGTCCGCCTTTAACCGCCTTTACTCTTATATATTTGACATGGAAGTGGGATCTGGATCAGCTGGCACTGCGGATAAACCGATACCAAGTGCCATATTCGTAGTTAATTTTGACAAG GTAAGAATGGATCCTCGAAATACAGAGATTGATCTAGACAGCTTGATGTTTGCAAAGCTACCAGAGCTTAGTGATGCAGACAAGGAGAAACAGGAGGCAGATTATATTTATCGATATAGATACAATGGTGGAGGAGCATCCCAAGTTTGGCTTGGATCAGGCAG ATATGTTGTCATAGATTTGTCTGCGGGGCCTTGTACATACGGGAAGATTGAAACTGAAGAGGGAAGTGTCAGTCCTAGAACATTGCCAAGGATACGAAACATTATGCTTCCAGGAGAAGTTAGCCCTGCTGGTCATCAGTCTACCCATGACATTTTTTCTGGTCAGTTAGCGGCATTAGTAGCTACTACAATTGAGCACGTCATAGCTCCTGATGTCAG GTTTGAAACAGTTGATCTTGCGACTAGAGTGCTGGTACCTATCATTGTGCTTCAAAACCACAATCGATATAATATCATGGAAAGAGGACAAAACTACAGCATAAATATTGAAGAGATAGAATCCGAG GTAAAGAAAATGATTCATCATGGGCAAGAAGTAGTCATCGTTGGAGGGGCTCATCCATTACATCGCCATGAGAAGTTAGCTATTGCTGTCTCCAAAGCCATGCGTGGGCATTCCCTTCAGGAAACTAAGACGGACGGAAGATTCCATGTGCATACCAAAACATACCTAGATGGTGCTATCCTCAAAGAA GAAATGGAAAGGTCTACTGATGTTCTAGCTGCTGGTTTGCTCGATGTATCTGACCCTGAACTTTCTAATAAATACTTTCTGCGCCAGGTAAATCTTAAAAAG AGCTGGGAAGATGAATCCGAAGGTTCAAATGATTCCATCGTGAAACACAAACCTCTCTGGTCACCTTACAGCTCGAAACATCAAAAGGGGAAGAAAAAGAAGGCCGTTAAGAAAAAAGGAGATCTCTACCGAACTTACGGAACAAGAGTTATTCCAGT GTTTATACTCTCATTAGCAGATGTGGACCCAATGCTCATGATGGAAGATGAGAGTCTCGTGTGGGCGACCAGTGATGTGGTCATTGTGCTTCAGCATCTAAATGAGAAAATACCTTTAAG TTATGTGTCTGAAACAGAGAGACAGCACGCCATTCCATCACAAGTGCAGCGGCATATACTTGCGGGTATAGCTTCTGCTTTAGGCGGTGTAAGTGCACCGTATGAAAAGACCTCTCACGCGCATGAAAGGCCAGTAACCAATTGGCTTTGGGCAGCCGGTTGTCACCCGTTTGGACCGTTCTCAAACGTCTCTCAGATGAgtcaaatgcttcaagatgttGCACTG AGGAATACTATCTATGCGCGGGTTGATTCTGCTTTACACAAAATCCGTGAAACATCCGAG GCAGTACAAAACTTTGCATCTGAGTACCTCAAGACTCCATTAGGAGAGCCAGTGAAAgacaaaaagaacaaaacaagaACGGAGCTGTGGGTGGAGAAGTTCTACAAAAAGACGACCACATTGCCTGAGCCTTTCCCACACGAGCTAGTAGAAAGATTAGAAAAATATCTAGAT ACTGTAGAGGAGCAACTGGTGGATCTCTCTTCTTTGCTATACGACCACAAATTATACGATGCACATCTCAACAGCTCAGAGATTCTTCAGACCACCATGTTTACCCAGCA GTATGTAGAACATGTGCTGGAAACAGAAAGGGAGAACATGAGATGCTGTAAGATAGAGTACAAATACACAGTTGGAGTAAAGTCTTATCAAACGTTGGTCTACGGAGGGATACTTATTGCAGGTTTTCTTGTCTATTTCCttgtcatcttcttctcttctcctcctgCTCGTTGA